Genomic window (Lutra lutra chromosome 2, mLutLut1.2, whole genome shotgun sequence):
TCTCTAAGATTCCTACCAGATCTAAAATGTTGAGTTTAACATTCTGTGTATTCAAGTATATCTCTTTTGCACCAGTAAATAAAACATAAGTGAAATTTACACCTCCCACAATTTAATCTGAGAAACCAGTATAACTATGtctatattttatgttaaatttaagGCCACATTAATTTCTTTACTCTTATTTATACTAGAAATCCTTAAGCATCAAAGTAAACTGGAACATTTCAATTGTTTTAGGAAATTAACCTGAGTATGCAgaagaatacaattttaaaagaaaatatccagcAATGAAAGAACTTTGAAGTTGTTAATGTTTTAGAATTATGTCCTATATCCTAAAGGGGCAAAGATTAGACATAATCTAAAGTACCCACTGGAACAGCTCTACGACAGTTCCTTTTGGCAAATACCAAGAACTTTATGTTATTTATTACTCAGAGCAGTGTCGGAATCccacattatttgttttattaagtaGTACTTCAAATAGTCACGTTCATAGAAGCATTCTACACAATAACCAAAGGgaggaagcaacccaaatgtccatgagTAGGTAAACAAATGGGGTCATACAACAGAATACTCtttagctttaaaaaggaaggaaatccggACACGAGCTACAATATGGAGGAACTCTGAAGACATTATGCAGAGTTAAGTAAGTGGGTCACAAAAGCACAAGTATTGTAAAATTCCACGTAAATGACGTACCTAGAGTGGTCAGACTCATAGACGGTGGGATGATGGTCACCAGGGTgttgagggggagggaagaataaGGAGTTGGTATTTTACGGATATAGAGTTTCCCTTTTGGAAGATGAAAAGGATCTGCAGATGGAGGGTGGTAATGACTGCTcgacaatgtgaatatacttaatgccacaaAATTGTAtacttagaaatggttaaaatggtaaattttgtattatttatagtTTACCATGAGAAAAGAAGAACTTTGAGCAGGTAAAAGGACGATTGTagtatcaaaaaaacaaaaacaaaggcaatatatataatacactCTTCTCTGGTTCAAATACTCTGGCCAGTGATTGCCCAGATCTAATGAAGTGGCGGACATTGTGGAGGAGCTGCTGGTTGTGGAGGAGCAGGAATAAGGGGACAATCACACATGTATTAGGGGAAGGTACTATGATTTCCATGTTGTGCCATAAGAGCAAAGGATAGAGAGATAGGCCCTGTTATACTTGGGAAATGGGCTTTCTTGTGCTTTTCTATAGTATTCAgaactgaattgtgtcctccccaTCCCAACTCAAGCCCCAACCCCcgatgtgatggtatttggagctGGGACCTTTGCCAGGTAAGTAGGGCTGGATTAGGTCATGAGATTAGGACCTTCATGATGGAGTCTACTAACAGGTGAATATAAAAGGAAGGAGAgttctctgctccccctcccccatctccatgTGTACATACCaaaaaaggccatgtgagggaagagtgagaaggtaggaaggaagagagCTCTCCCCCGGAACCACACTGGCCAGAACTTGATCTTGGACTActagcctccagaatggtgagacataaatttcttttgtttaagccatccagtctatgcTATTTTATTacggcagcctgagcagactactACATACACTGAAGAGACAAGTGTTGTAACAGGGCTTGATATAGGGTCCTGCCATCTGCACTCTTGAGTTTGGCTGGAATAGGATGGACAGGTTGAAACACACAGGTGAAGCACCCACTGTCACATTAAGAGTGAGGCCACAGGGACTGATTGCTAGGGCTGGAAAGCATCCAGGAAAAGGAGTTGAATTAGTAAAACTCCATCATTCTCCATGACACCAAGGATCTGGGCCCCTTAGCAACCCATTCGTGGATATTAGGAAAGTCTGTGATGGGCAGAATCACAGAAATATGCATATTTCAAGAGTAAAAATAGTGTAGGaacatattaaaggaaaaaaaatatgagaaagaacaGAGCAAAAGGATCAAATGCTGAAGAAAATCTTGGCAGGAGGTGTTGGGAAAAAGTGGGAGTAAAACCTGTCAAATGCTGTGTGGCCCCCAGCGTATTCCCATAAcattaaaattagattttgacTAATTTTCCAACATATTACTTGGTTTCAGAAGTAAGAAATATAAAGAGATAGTCATTTCTGCTGTtggaagttttcaaaaataaaaatagatttgaaaattTCAGTGTATATTTCCAGTTGTACAGATGTAGTCTCCAGCTTCGTTTAAGAACGGTCTTAACCTAGAGCATTTGAGTCCATACCAATGAAATCATCTGTTACACTGAAGACTTGACCAAGGGTATCACAAGCACACAGATGTCTTATCCACAAAGCTCCAATTTCCCCCTTGTATTGTTTGTCTGTCAGAATCAATATCTCTCTGGGGTCTGCTTTTGGGGCCCAGCCAATCAGCTCCATTGTGCTGACACAGCCCAGTTTATGCCAAATTGAGCTGCTGCCTCCATCCCCATTAAGGAAACAAAGCACACAATCATCCCAGACATTGCATCCCATTGCTATAGCAAACATGACTGCGACTTGAAAATCACAGACTGTCAGAGAATGGAGGGGGCCCAGAGACAGCCTCATCCCAGCCCAGCATTTTCctggagaggaaacagaaggggAGCAATCATTAGTGAGCTAGTGACAGAGCCTggacccaccccccccccctttctgaGTCCCAGCCTTGTTCTATTTATACACTACCTAGGAACCTAGGAATGCCAcaacatcaatttttaaaatccccCTTCACCTAATCACATTGCTTTACACACTTCCCTTAATTTTCGACTCGATAAAGTATGACTTACTAGTTATGTGCTTCCAAGAACCCAAgacaggggaaagaaaaagtatGGATTCAGGCAATAGGCTCATGGAGAGCCAAAATTCACACCCTAAGCCAAGTTTTGATGggtgatggggggaaaaaaatggtgtCACTGAAACCAAGGCCACCAACTATATCAAGGTCAAGGCATAGTGGACATTATTTTGGCAGCACAGCATCTTCTGAACTCAATGCCTATGTTGGAGTAATTCTCTACTGCCGGAACACCTTCACTATTAAATCATTCTGATAAAGAATCCCAAAAATCCAGGTACACATTTTCCCTGGCCCTGTAACTTACTTCAGCCTCTGCTCCAGCCCCCAACTTTCAATAGGGAACAAAGAACCCAGAGAGGCAAATTCATGGAGGGAAATGCAGTAGTGGCAAGAGCACCCAATCTCCCAGCTGTGTGGTCATGGGGACGGGGTAGCATCTGGTGTTCTATCGTAATAGCTCCATGCCAGTCAGGACACTGAGTGGTCTGGTTCCAGTGTCTGGCTGACTTCTTGTTCAGTGTTCAGGTCTCAGTGTCTGTGGCCTTAGCCAGGACTTTGACGCTGATGGGTCCCCACAAGGCAGCAGAGACTGAAGGACAGGGTTCTTCTCTGAGAAATTGGCCTTAACAGCAAGAAACTTGAATAAGAGTGATGTCAGCACACTGTAgcactgaaaatttatttttcagagaaataaaatggaggCAAACTGTCagtgttcttttcctttcaggaaaTATTACTTGTGAAAAAATTTGATTACAAATTTGTAGCACAAATCTTTACTTGTGTGAAAATCTACCAGAGAAAATAGTCAATGAGGACTGATTaaaagaatatcttaaaaaaaaaaaaaaagaatatcttagaCCGATGGGGTTTGAAATCCCAATGAATGGGTATGGCCATAATAATTCATTTCTATAGAAGGACAGTATGATCACTGGCCAGAAAATAGCTATGGATTGGTTCAAATGATCTCATTTTGTAAAGTTGGGTAAAATAAATACTCCCATGGATTCCATGGTGGTTTTATTATGGCATTTGTTATGGGAAGCAGGTGGCAAAGATGGATTCCAATGGGTTTATGCATAAGGAAATGCACTTaaagaaaatgagtaattttATGCATTGTcgggttctgatttttttttttcaatggcaagcttttatttaaaaaatagaaatctatcCTCTCACTTGAATATTTCCAAAGCATCAAACTCATCCGGGGCAGACCACACGGTAGCTATCCAGAGGCACTAAAAAGGGAGGCATTTGGTcaccatgatccagcaattaagTCTTTGCACAGGGTTAGGTTTTAAGTTCTTCCTGCTGCTCTTGGTCAATCAGCGACTGTGATTTGGGTTCAGAAGCCATCCAAGGAGAGCGAGGGTTGAGCCGTCCTTAACTCATACCCAGATGGAACACCTTCCTCAGAAAAGCTGGTCCTCCCCAGTAACCCCTCAGCATCATATTCCAATACAGGAAAGGCATCAGGTTGGCCTTCATGAGGTACATGGTAAGTCGCTCTCTGCTCTGGTCAAAGGGGAAGGTTTCCAGCGGCTGAACATTGTAGTCGAACTCCGCAAGAATCACACGGTTGTAGCCAGTCACCAGTGGACACGAGGTGTAGCCATCGTACtttttcattggtttttgatTCTTCATAATCAGAGAAATTGTTCTGTCAAGTGTTCCTGACTGGGCAGCCACTGCAGCTGCGGTCTTTGACGTGGGAAGGTTGGTGCAGTCCCCGATGCCAAAGACATTGGGGTATTTCTTGTGTTGAAGAGTTTCTTTATCGATGTCCACCCAGCCGGCAGCATCTGCCACAGGACTCGTCTTGAGGACATCTGGCGAACTCATGGGTGGTGTTACATGAAGCATTTCATATGAGATAACTTGGGTCTCTCCAGGTTTGTCCAGATTCTCAAAAACAGCCTCCTGTCTATCAGCTCGAACTTCGATGAGATTTTGCTTGTAGTTAACAGTGAGGTTCCTCTCCTGGATGATCTCCTGCAGGGCAGCTGCGTACTTCTTAACCCCAAAAATGGTTCCAAGAGAAGTGTTGAAAATGATATTGGCCTTGGATCGCTTCCCTGTCTTCCGGAAATAGGCTTCTGACAAATACATGATCTTCTGGGGCGCTCCAGCACATTTTACAGGGGTATTTGGGAAGGTAAAGATGGCATTGCCCTCCTTGAAGTCCTGCAGAGCTTTCCACGTCTTCTCCACCGTCTTCACTGAATAATTGGACCCTATTTTGGGATGGTCAAAACCTTCAGGTAAGCCTTTGATCTTCTCATAGTCCAGCTGAATCCCAAGAGCAATAATAAGGTATTTGTAGGAAATCTCCTTGCCACTGTCTATGTGGACACAGTTCTTGTCTGGGTTCAGCTCAACCACTCGAGCTTTGATCCATTCTACGCCAGAGGGTATCACACTTGCAGTGGGACGGCCCGAGGCGGATAGCTGCTTGGCTCCAGCGCCCACCAGTGTCCAGATTGGCTGGTAGAAATGCCTCTCACTGGGCTCAACAATGGCGACATTCTCCGCACCCACTCTCCTCTTCATGCGGGCGGCCATACTGATCCCACCACTGCCCCCACCCAGCACCAGCACTTCATAGTGGTTCTTGGCGGCAAGGCTGGACCTTGTGTGCAGCTGAAGGAGGCTAGTCTGCTGAGTGCCCAGCCTGAGGGAGCAGGCAAAGAGCTGGGCTCGAGGGCCAGACGCCAACGCGGCCAGTGGGGTCATCTTCAGGCTGGATCAGGTCTGAGCTGCTCTATCCTGAAGGTCTCAATCTGGCCAAAAAGCAAGCTTTCAGCTTGTCTTACAGGATGCTTAGTTTGCCAGCACGCTTCAGACCAGTCGGTCTACATGTTGAGCAGACCCCAACAGAACTGCTTTGTGAAGACCAATGGGGTACTCAGATGGTGGGGCAGTGTTCAAAGGCAATATCAAGGCTACAtctccatgtgccaggcactgtcatGAGCCTCACTAAgctattttgaagatttttaaataatgataaatcaagaaaaatgtaAGGCCacctaaaatattacataaaatacagCAGGATTTCTGTATTCTCTGCAaccaattatttgaaaataagtcaAAAAGTAGAGGATACTAGAAAATAATTTCGGGGATATAATTTGAATGACTGTGAGAACACATTTGACCTTTGATACAGGATACTGAATTCATATGCCCATTCCTTAACTTGATGGCAAAGCCCGGTATGTACAATTATGTGGGTGTGGGTGGTCTCCAAGGCCACACTGTTCTCAGaatggttttttgcttttgtaaattGAATGATCAGTCCTCTTATTACACTGATCTTAAGGGCATATATAATAAGCCTTTGAAAAATATGGCCTCCTTTGTATTTCAGGATGAATTTCTACAGACTAGATAAGTTTTTCTGAAGATCACTGTTATCAATTAGACATTTTGAAATGACTTGAAATGTTTTCctaaatgttttcagaaaaccagtttattttgtagttttagccAAAAAGTGCCCTTTGTCATACAATTAATTCACTTAGCATTCATAATTTTTTCATATGAtgaattgcaaaaataaaatcatagactGGCTTTCTGGTTGGATTTCAGGTGAGATGTGCTTAGGCCAGAGCTCTTCCTCAGTGTTTGATTTTTCccatatttgttgttgttgttttttacaaACTCAGAGAAAAGATTTAGACATGTTTGCTGCCATTAGTTTACTTAGCAGATGTCAAGAATAAACAGGCTGTTGGATTAAGGAGAGTAGTAGTATTTAATGATGATTGCATTAACACCCTCCCACAGAG
Coding sequences:
- the LOC125091604 gene encoding sulfide:quinone oxidoreductase, mitochondrial-like; translation: MTPLAALASGPRAQLFACSLRLGTQQTSLLQLHTRSSLAAKNHYEVLVLGGGSGGISMAARMKRRVGAENVAIVEPSERHFYQPIWTLVGAGAKQLSASGRPTASVIPSGVEWIKARVVELNPDKNCVHIDSGKEISYKYLIIALGIQLDYEKIKGLPEGFDHPKIGSNYSVKTVEKTWKALQDFKEGNAIFTFPNTPVKCAGAPQKIMYLSEAYFRKTGKRSKANIIFNTSLGTIFGVKKYAAALQEIIQERNLTVNYKQNLIEVRADRQEAVFENLDKPGETQVISYEMLHVTPPMSSPDVLKTSPVADAAGWVDIDKETLQHKKYPNVFGIGDCTNLPTSKTAAAVAAQSGTLDRTISLIMKNQKPMKKYDGYTSCPLVTGYNRVILAEFDYNVQPLETFPFDQSRERLTMYLMKANLMPFLYWNMMLRGYWGGPAFLRKVFHLGMS